From the Flavobacterium galactosidilyticum genome, one window contains:
- a CDS encoding GxxExxY protein encodes MEEYLSTDETYKIIGVLFEVHKNLRKGFSEIVYKDALEYEFNENKIPYEREKIYSVKYKNTILKHQFYADFVLYNSIILEIKTLDCFNNSNYNQCLNYLKVSDNELALLANFNSASLEYKRIVRTKK; translated from the coding sequence ATGGAAGAATATTTATCTACTGACGAAACTTACAAAATAATTGGCGTTCTATTTGAAGTACATAAAAATCTTCGAAAAGGTTTTTCCGAAATAGTGTATAAAGATGCTTTAGAATATGAATTTAACGAAAATAAAATCCCATACGAAAGAGAAAAAATATATTCAGTAAAGTATAAAAACACAATTTTGAAGCATCAATTTTATGCTGATTTTGTACTTTATAATTCAATAATTTTAGAAATAAAAACTTTAGATTGCTTCAATAATAGTAATTATAATCAATGTTTAAACTATCTAAAAGTCTCCGATAATGAATTAGCACTATTAGCTAATTTTAATTCGGCTTCTTTAGAGTACAAACGAATTGTTCGCACAAAAAAATAA
- a CDS encoding L-threonylcarbamoyladenylate synthase — MNINEEVHKAFEIIKEGGIILYPTDTVWGIGCDATNPEAVAKIYKLKKRAETQSMIVLMNGEKMLYNVFKDIPEVAWQIIDLAENPTTLVLDKPRNVAQNLIAADQTLAVRIVKEDFCFKLLEKMKKPLVSTSANISGQPTPKSFKEISPEIINGVDYVVNLHHNKIAGKPSTIIKLTSDSQVKIIRK, encoded by the coding sequence ATGAATATTAACGAAGAAGTGCATAAAGCATTCGAAATCATAAAAGAAGGCGGAATTATCCTTTATCCTACAGATACAGTTTGGGGAATTGGCTGTGATGCTACTAATCCTGAAGCTGTAGCCAAAATATATAAACTCAAGAAAAGAGCCGAAACGCAAAGCATGATCGTCTTGATGAATGGTGAGAAAATGCTATACAATGTATTCAAAGATATTCCAGAAGTTGCTTGGCAAATCATTGATTTAGCTGAAAACCCAACTACTCTTGTTTTAGACAAACCAAGAAACGTAGCGCAAAATTTAATAGCTGCAGATCAAACTTTGGCTGTTAGAATCGTGAAAGAGGATTTTTGTTTTAAATTATTAGAGAAAATGAAAAAGCCATTAGTGTCTACTTCAGCTAATATTTCAGGGCAACCTACCCCAAAAAGTTTCAAAGAAATTAGTCCTGAAATTATAAATGGTGTAGACTATGTTGTAAATTTGCACCACAATAAAATTGCAGGAAAACCCTCGACAATTATAAAATTGACAAGCGATTCTCAGGTGAAAATCATTCGAAAATAG
- a CDS encoding lysophospholipid acyltransferase family protein: protein MNLLLFIIAYPLLLIISILPFRILYILSDIICFFVYQVIGYRKKVVRSNLALALPHLSDEERLIVEKKSYKHLCDMFLEMIKTMTISKKEMDKRFSYKNLDEYKNLEKEGKSIALMLAHYASYEWVVSMNSKVSFKGYGIYKKVNNKYFDSLVRRIRSKFDAELISIDKTAEVIASNYANNIKSTYGFASDQSPQLRGINHWHKFMGIEVPVYVGGELLSKKFDMNMMFLKVSKVKRGFYEAEFELLSTDVKSVPNFELMNTFLEKVEQQILEAPEYYLWTHRRWKHMGKR, encoded by the coding sequence ATGAATCTGTTACTTTTCATTATTGCCTATCCGCTGCTGCTCATCATATCGATTTTACCTTTTAGAATTCTCTATATTTTATCGGACATCATTTGTTTTTTTGTATATCAAGTTATTGGTTACCGAAAAAAGGTAGTGAGAAGTAATTTGGCTTTAGCATTACCACACTTATCGGATGAAGAACGCTTGATAGTTGAAAAAAAATCATACAAACATTTGTGCGACATGTTCCTAGAAATGATCAAAACCATGACAATTTCTAAGAAAGAAATGGACAAGCGATTTAGCTATAAAAATCTTGATGAATATAAAAATCTTGAGAAAGAAGGCAAGAGTATTGCTTTGATGTTAGCGCATTACGCAAGTTATGAATGGGTTGTATCTATGAATAGCAAAGTTTCTTTTAAAGGATATGGAATTTATAAAAAAGTAAATAACAAATATTTTGATAGTTTAGTACGCAGAATACGGTCTAAGTTTGATGCCGAATTAATTTCTATTGATAAAACTGCTGAAGTGATTGCAAGTAATTATGCGAATAATATTAAATCTACGTATGGGTTTGCAAGTGATCAATCACCGCAGCTGCGAGGCATTAATCATTGGCACAAATTTATGGGAATTGAAGTTCCTGTTTATGTTGGGGGTGAATTACTTTCTAAAAAATTCGACATGAACATGATGTTTTTAAAAGTTTCAAAAGTAAAAAGAGGCTTTTACGAAGCAGAGTTTGAGCTTTTGTCTACTGATGTTAAATCAGTGCCTAATTTTGAACTTATGAATACCTTTTTAGAAAAGGTTGAGCAGCAAATCCTTGAAGCTCCTGAATATTATTTGTGGACACACAGAAGGTGGAAACACATGGGGAAAAGGTAG
- a CDS encoding glycosyltransferase, which translates to MVDENERNNLKVDFFIIDNTPIGGVERVTCSLINLFFEKGIKVDYVISMQNKFEKPHFPYPEISNYINLNCSSKELEEKLYQQFIALEIKNLIFQGDNMSISIALLKAAKRAGVKAIPQYHGSPHAYLDKYISGNDIVKNPYLALKYLFARATRPFKLLKLKKYLVLAENGIACVSHGSANEIKKIFKNSQVINERVFTIYNPLHLELQNINTDINQKSNNIVYLSRLENKHKNSFLVVKAWNEIAHKYPNWQLDILGDGAISDKMKNYVDENKITNVVFHGMITEIAPHLSKSKISILTSNCEGLGMGILESICYKNAVVCTKSDGGITDLVKHKKSGLIVARNDHKGFAKSMEKLMNDEQLRTEYANESYKIASNFSDEEIIEEWRKRFEL; encoded by the coding sequence ATGGTTGATGAAAATGAGCGTAATAATTTGAAAGTCGATTTTTTTATTATCGACAATACGCCTATTGGCGGTGTAGAACGCGTTACTTGTTCTCTAATAAATCTTTTTTTTGAAAAAGGAATCAAGGTAGATTATGTGATATCAATGCAAAATAAGTTTGAAAAACCTCACTTTCCTTATCCAGAAATAAGTAACTACATCAATCTTAATTGTTCTTCAAAGGAATTAGAAGAAAAATTATATCAACAATTTATAGCTTTAGAAATTAAAAATTTAATATTTCAAGGAGACAATATGTCTATTTCTATCGCTCTGCTGAAAGCAGCGAAACGTGCTGGAGTAAAAGCGATTCCTCAATATCATGGTTCTCCTCATGCTTATTTAGATAAATATATTTCAGGAAATGATATAGTTAAAAATCCGTATTTGGCTTTGAAATATTTATTTGCACGTGCTACGCGGCCTTTTAAACTTCTTAAATTAAAAAAATATTTAGTACTTGCAGAGAATGGTATTGCATGCGTAAGTCATGGTTCAGCAAATGAAATTAAGAAGATCTTTAAGAATTCACAAGTAATAAATGAGAGGGTTTTTACTATTTATAATCCACTGCATTTAGAGTTGCAAAATATCAATACCGATATAAATCAGAAAAGTAATAACATTGTTTATTTATCTAGATTGGAGAATAAGCATAAAAACTCATTTTTAGTAGTGAAAGCTTGGAATGAGATTGCTCATAAATATCCGAATTGGCAATTGGACATATTGGGTGATGGTGCTATTAGCGATAAAATGAAAAATTATGTTGACGAAAACAAGATAACGAACGTAGTTTTTCACGGTATGATTACTGAGATCGCTCCACATTTATCAAAAAGTAAAATATCTATTCTTACTTCAAACTGCGAAGGATTGGGAATGGGAATTCTAGAATCTATCTGTTATAAAAACGCAGTTGTTTGTACTAAAAGTGATGGAGGAATCACGGATTTAGTGAAGCATAAAAAATCTGGTTTGATTGTGGCAAGAAATGATCATAAAGGCTTTGCAAAAAGCATGGAAAAGTTAATGAATGATGAACAATTACGAACTGAATATGCAAATGAATCTTATAAAATAGCCAGTAATTTCTCAGATGAGGAAATTATTGAAGAATGGAGAAAGAGATTCGAATTATAG
- a CDS encoding glycosyltransferase family 2 protein, translated as MTTTLLITTYNWPEALEVVLMSIENLTVMPDEIVIADDGSTKETEIVVKKWQQRLKTPIIHSWQEDLGFRAAASRNRAIAKATGELIIMIDGDLVLHPNFIKDHIAHSKANQFTIGTRVLLKEEYSKKLIAEKNINFAVSNNSILANHKNRINNTILSKIISHKTTSDKQVRSCNMACFKSDLIKVNGFNEDFIGWGREDTELVVRLLNAKITRKNIKFNANVLHIFHKENSKKMLPTNDLILEKVVKEKLARCENGLNNYL; from the coding sequence ATGACAACAACTTTACTAATAACCACATATAATTGGCCTGAAGCTTTAGAAGTCGTACTAATGAGTATTGAAAATCTAACAGTAATGCCTGACGAAATAGTGATTGCTGATGATGGTTCTACTAAAGAAACTGAAATTGTAGTTAAAAAATGGCAACAAAGATTAAAAACTCCTATTATTCATTCATGGCAAGAAGACCTTGGATTTAGAGCAGCAGCTTCCCGAAATAGGGCAATTGCGAAAGCTACTGGTGAATTAATCATTATGATTGATGGTGATTTAGTGCTGCATCCAAATTTTATAAAAGATCATATTGCACACTCTAAGGCCAATCAATTTACCATAGGAACTAGAGTTCTTCTCAAAGAAGAGTATTCTAAAAAATTGATTGCTGAGAAAAATATTAATTTTGCTGTAAGCAATAATAGCATTTTAGCTAATCATAAAAACAGGATAAACAACACCATACTTTCTAAAATTATAAGTCATAAAACGACAAGCGACAAACAAGTTAGGTCATGCAATATGGCTTGTTTTAAAAGTGACTTAATTAAGGTTAATGGATTCAATGAAGATTTCATTGGCTGGGGCCGAGAAGATACTGAACTTGTAGTGCGCTTATTAAACGCAAAAATCACAAGAAAAAACATCAAATTCAACGCTAATGTTTTGCATATTTTTCACAAAGAAAATAGTAAAAAAATGTTACCTACCAATGATTTAATTTTAGAAAAAGTAGTTAAAGAAAAATTAGCAAGATGCGAGAATGGTTTAAATAATTACCTATAA
- a CDS encoding glycosyltransferase family 4 protein, protein MNIGFEAKRVFHNKTGLGNYSRDLIRLLSQYFPENNYYLYNPKDSKEILFTANSKNVFEKKPSTFFYLKFYNLWRQKGIVNDLKKDNITLFHGLSGELPAGLRSKNIKSIVTIHDLIFVRYPHLYSFFDRKIHFYKFKKAAQQANLVIAISEQTKNDIIEFLKIEPSKIKVIYQGCHAAFKEDYSEKEYKEVTTKFGLPEKFLLNVGTIEARKNILLAVKAIKNIHTTLVIVGNETSYAKEIKDYIAQNNLENKVLFLKNVSIKELSILYKLAQVFIYPSLYEGFGIPIIEALYSKTPVITTHCGVFPEAGGPNSVYINPTSVDEMEKAIMKLLQNEDLCKEITRKGWEFVQKFNDEIIASKINKLYSEV, encoded by the coding sequence ATGAATATTGGCTTTGAAGCAAAAAGAGTTTTTCACAATAAAACAGGACTGGGTAACTACAGTCGTGATTTGATTCGGCTTCTAAGCCAATATTTTCCAGAAAACAATTATTATTTATACAATCCCAAAGATTCAAAAGAGATATTATTTACAGCTAACAGCAAAAACGTCTTCGAAAAGAAACCATCTACTTTTTTTTACTTGAAATTTTATAATTTATGGAGACAAAAAGGAATTGTAAACGATTTAAAAAAAGACAACATTACCTTATTTCATGGGTTATCCGGTGAACTTCCTGCAGGCCTGAGATCTAAAAATATCAAAAGCATAGTCACTATTCACGATTTAATATTTGTTAGATATCCGCATTTGTATTCTTTTTTTGATCGTAAAATACATTTCTATAAATTTAAAAAAGCAGCTCAACAAGCTAATTTAGTAATTGCAATTAGCGAGCAAACAAAAAATGATATTATTGAATTCTTGAAAATTGAGCCTTCAAAAATAAAAGTAATCTATCAAGGATGTCATGCTGCTTTTAAAGAAGATTATTCTGAAAAAGAATACAAAGAAGTAACCACCAAGTTCGGCTTACCGGAAAAATTCCTCCTCAATGTTGGTACAATCGAAGCCCGAAAAAACATTCTTTTGGCTGTAAAAGCAATAAAAAACATTCACACTACCCTAGTTATTGTGGGCAATGAAACTTCTTATGCAAAAGAAATCAAGGATTATATTGCGCAGAACAATCTAGAAAACAAAGTCCTGTTTTTGAAAAATGTCTCAATCAAAGAATTATCCATTTTGTACAAGCTCGCACAAGTATTTATCTATCCTTCACTTTATGAAGGTTTTGGAATACCTATCATTGAAGCTTTATATTCAAAAACTCCAGTCATAACAACCCATTGCGGTGTTTTTCCAGAAGCTGGCGGACCAAATTCCGTTTATATAAATCCAACAAGTGTTGACGAAATGGAAAAAGCCATTATGAAATTACTGCAAAACGAGGATTTATGCAAAGAAATTACCCGAAAAGGTTGGGAATTTGTTCAAAAATTTAATGATGAAATTATCGCATCCAAAATCAATAAATTATACTCCGAAGTTTAA
- a CDS encoding 2,3,4,5-tetrahydropyridine-2,6-dicarboxylate N-succinyltransferase: MNPLQTIIEQAWENRALLQETTTTDAIREVIELLDSGKLRVAEPVAEGWQVNEWVKKAVVMYFPIQKMETWESGIFEYHDKMLLKRNYAEKGIRVVPNAVARYGAYISSGVILMPSYVNIGAYVDEGTMVDTWATVGSCAQIGKNVHLSGGVGIGGVLEPLQAAPVIIEDGAFIGSRCIVVEGVHVGKEAVLGANVCLTASTKIIDVTGDTPLEMKGYVPARSVVIPGSYTKKFAAGDFQVPCALIIGTRKPSTDLKTSLNNALREYDVAV; the protein is encoded by the coding sequence ATGAATCCATTACAAACTATTATAGAACAAGCATGGGAAAACCGTGCATTATTGCAAGAAACTACAACTACTGATGCTATCAGAGAAGTTATTGAATTACTAGATTCAGGGAAGTTACGTGTAGCTGAGCCAGTTGCTGAAGGTTGGCAAGTAAACGAATGGGTTAAGAAAGCTGTAGTAATGTATTTCCCAATTCAAAAAATGGAAACATGGGAGTCTGGCATTTTTGAATATCATGATAAAATGCTACTGAAAAGAAATTATGCTGAAAAAGGAATACGCGTAGTTCCTAATGCTGTTGCTCGTTACGGAGCATATATTTCTAGTGGCGTTATTTTGATGCCGAGTTATGTAAACATTGGTGCTTATGTAGATGAAGGAACTATGGTAGACACTTGGGCAACCGTAGGAAGCTGTGCTCAAATTGGTAAAAACGTTCACTTAAGTGGTGGAGTAGGAATTGGTGGTGTTCTTGAGCCATTACAAGCAGCTCCAGTAATCATCGAAGATGGCGCATTTATTGGTTCACGCTGTATCGTTGTTGAAGGTGTTCATGTAGGTAAAGAAGCAGTTCTAGGAGCCAATGTATGTTTGACAGCATCAACAAAAATAATCGATGTAACTGGAGACACTCCTTTAGAAATGAAAGGATACGTTCCTGCTCGTTCAGTAGTGATTCCTGGAAGCTATACTAAAAAGTTTGCCGCTGGAGATTTTCAAGTTCCTTGTGCTTTAATTATTGGTACTCGTAAGCCATCTACCGATTTGAAAACTTCTCTAAACAATGCGTTGAGAGAATATGACGTAGCAGTTTAA
- the ruvX gene encoding Holliday junction resolvase RuvX, which produces MPRILSIDYGQKRTGIAVTDEMQIIASGLTTIPSATAIDFLKDYFSKEKVEAVLIGEPKQMNGQPSESASIIKGFVTHFTNHFPDMKVIRVDERFTSKMAFQSMIDSGMKKKQRQNKALIDEISATIMLQDYLTYNKF; this is translated from the coding sequence ATGCCAAGAATTCTCTCCATAGATTACGGACAAAAGCGCACCGGAATAGCCGTTACCGATGAAATGCAAATCATAGCTTCAGGATTAACTACTATTCCAAGTGCGACTGCAATAGATTTTTTGAAAGATTATTTTTCAAAAGAAAAAGTAGAAGCAGTACTCATAGGGGAGCCAAAGCAGATGAACGGACAACCATCAGAAAGCGCTTCTATAATTAAAGGTTTTGTGACTCATTTTACCAACCATTTTCCGGATATGAAAGTAATACGAGTTGACGAGCGCTTTACTTCAAAAATGGCTTTTCAATCCATGATTGATAGCGGTATGAAAAAGAAACAACGACAGAACAAGGCTCTTATCGACGAAATCTCAGCGACAATAATGTTGCAAGATTATTTAACATATAACAAGTTTTAG
- a CDS encoding malate:quinone oxidoreductase: MPDTTIPTDSDVILIGAGIMSATLGLILKELQPDLKIEIYERLDIAAAESSDAWNNAGTGHSAFCELNYTPEAQDGSISPNKAISIAESFEVSRQFWSYLVQENIVSSPENFIKSIPHVSFVWGEKNVDFLKKRFDTLQANPLFKDMVFSSDFSKLKEWMPLVMEGRENSEKFAATSVSIGTDVNFGELTREIFGYLTKLDGVTIHFHHEVRKLKQLDDKTWRVKVTDLATGQKSKAYTKFVFIGAGGGSLPLLEKANVQEGKGYGGFPVSGQWLKCVNPEVIAKHQAKVYGKASVGAPPMSVPHIDSRMIDGERALLFGPFAGFSTRFLKNGSYSDLPLSIKTDNIIPMIAAGIKNIPLTKYLIEQVRLSPKDRINALKEYVPGAKSKDWVLERAGQRVQVIKKDEKEGGILEFGTEMITTEDGSLSVLLGASPGASTAVSIMVELIAKCFKDQFETPEWQEKLKKMIPSFGHKLNDNPDLLFEIRKETSSVLKLNN; encoded by the coding sequence ATGCCTGATACAACCATACCAACAGATAGTGACGTAATTCTTATAGGAGCTGGTATTATGAGTGCCACTCTTGGCTTAATTCTAAAAGAATTACAGCCCGATTTAAAAATTGAAATTTACGAAAGATTAGATATTGCCGCTGCTGAAAGTTCTGATGCGTGGAATAATGCAGGAACGGGACACTCCGCTTTTTGTGAGCTTAATTATACGCCAGAAGCTCAGGATGGAAGTATTAGTCCAAACAAAGCAATCAGTATTGCAGAATCTTTTGAAGTTTCACGCCAGTTTTGGTCTTATTTAGTCCAAGAAAATATAGTTTCCTCTCCTGAGAATTTTATAAAAAGTATTCCTCACGTGAGTTTTGTTTGGGGTGAAAAAAATGTAGATTTCCTTAAAAAGAGATTCGATACGCTGCAAGCTAATCCGCTTTTTAAAGACATGGTTTTTAGTTCTGATTTTTCTAAATTGAAAGAATGGATGCCTTTAGTTATGGAAGGTAGGGAGAATTCAGAAAAATTTGCTGCAACTTCAGTTTCAATAGGTACAGATGTTAATTTTGGAGAATTAACCAGAGAAATTTTTGGTTACTTAACAAAATTGGACGGTGTTACCATTCATTTTCATCATGAAGTGAGAAAACTGAAGCAACTTGATGATAAAACTTGGAGAGTAAAAGTGACGGATTTAGCTACTGGTCAGAAAAGTAAAGCCTATACAAAATTTGTTTTTATTGGCGCTGGAGGAGGTTCTTTGCCTTTATTAGAAAAAGCTAATGTTCAAGAAGGAAAGGGATATGGTGGTTTTCCGGTAAGCGGTCAGTGGCTAAAATGTGTTAATCCTGAAGTGATTGCAAAACACCAAGCTAAAGTATATGGTAAAGCTAGCGTTGGCGCACCGCCAATGTCGGTTCCGCATATTGATTCTCGAATGATTGATGGCGAGAGAGCATTGCTTTTTGGACCTTTTGCCGGTTTTTCTACTCGATTTTTAAAGAATGGATCTTATTCAGATTTGCCATTATCTATAAAAACAGATAATATTATTCCTATGATAGCTGCTGGCATCAAGAATATTCCGTTGACAAAATATTTAATTGAGCAAGTACGTCTATCGCCTAAAGATCGAATTAATGCTTTGAAAGAATATGTACCAGGTGCAAAATCTAAGGATTGGGTTCTGGAAAGAGCAGGACAAAGGGTTCAGGTAATTAAGAAAGACGAGAAAGAAGGTGGTATATTAGAATTTGGTACTGAGATGATTACTACTGAGGACGGTTCGCTTTCTGTTTTGCTTGGTGCTTCACCTGGAGCTTCAACTGCTGTTTCTATTATGGTTGAGTTGATTGCGAAATGTTTTAAAGATCAATTCGAAACGCCAGAATGGCAAGAGAAATTAAAAAAGATGATTCCTTCTTTTGGTCATAAATTAAACGATAATCCAGATTTATTATTTGAAATCAGAAAAGAAACTTCAAGTGTTCTAAAACTGAATAATTAG
- a CDS encoding FUSC family protein has translation MIYNIQKFTDGTYFTNALKVTIASVLPVLFFTFLGHFEIGFTIAIGAFFTYPSDIPSNLKHKVNGVIITGLAVSLVNLLINILFPFPYIFYPILALLIFFLCMLSAYGHRATVASFSVLISISIAFAHINTGSAMLFHSGLILAGGLFYLFISLIFHYLSPHRYIELQTADCIKLTAKYLKLRGDLWTLNADKKSIIEKQLHLQVEINTIHQNIREVLISNSSTSGTSNQNRKMLLIFISLVEILELALSTSFDHDKLHQKFDDQPKVLQTYQRLAYNLAASLKQLAKSVKKRTTYISKYNLINDLEALQNAISDYKNDLEKNPNSEGVFMLTTMLHYAEKQVEKIKVIERAFALSSKSQDFKGIDKDLEKFLTPQYYPLRTLTENLSFSSTIFRHSLRLTITLMIALVIAAFLPFQNAYWILLTIIVIMRPTYGLTKERSFQRIIGTIIGGFIAFGVLYFVKDNYIISILSIICMLLGFTFTQINYKVSATFVTMYVVFVYGILEPNISNLVQYRILDTIVGALLAFLANHFLWPSWEFLNIPNQLEKSIKANQDYLKEIATFYNKKGSISTSYRLARKNAFIEIGNLMASFQRMSQEPKSKQKQLPQVYKLAVLNHTLLSSLASLGTYIQSHKTTAASEAFNAVVSTVYKNLDHAIAILMKNDSNFKGNTPKEELAMHFTALKSISEKELKEGTPIEEEAFQLKMQEAQLVIEQLIWLINLSENIAKTTKVLKNTLTKKALK, from the coding sequence ATGATCTACAATATTCAAAAATTCACAGACGGAACTTACTTCACCAATGCTTTAAAAGTGACAATTGCATCGGTTCTTCCTGTCTTATTTTTTACGTTTCTCGGTCATTTTGAAATTGGTTTTACTATTGCAATTGGTGCTTTCTTTACATATCCAAGTGATATTCCAAGCAACTTAAAACACAAGGTCAATGGAGTAATTATTACAGGGTTAGCCGTATCACTTGTTAATTTGCTAATAAATATACTTTTTCCTTTTCCTTATATCTTCTACCCTATTTTAGCACTACTAATCTTCTTCCTGTGTATGCTTTCTGCATATGGACATAGAGCAACAGTAGCGTCATTCTCTGTTTTAATATCAATATCAATTGCTTTTGCACACATAAATACGGGCTCGGCTATGTTATTTCACTCCGGATTAATTCTTGCCGGGGGTTTATTTTATTTATTTATTTCGCTTATTTTTCATTATCTCAGCCCGCATCGCTATATTGAATTACAAACAGCCGATTGTATTAAATTGACTGCAAAATACCTAAAACTGCGGGGTGACTTGTGGACACTAAACGCTGATAAAAAATCGATTATTGAAAAACAATTGCATCTGCAGGTTGAAATAAACACTATTCATCAAAATATAAGAGAAGTACTTATTAGCAACTCCTCTACGTCAGGCACTTCAAATCAAAATAGAAAAATGCTTTTGATTTTTATATCATTAGTAGAAATTCTTGAACTTGCGCTATCTACGTCATTTGACCATGATAAACTTCATCAAAAATTTGATGACCAACCAAAAGTTTTGCAGACCTATCAACGATTAGCTTACAACTTAGCCGCTAGTTTAAAGCAATTAGCCAAAAGTGTAAAAAAGAGAACTACTTACATTTCCAAATATAATTTAATCAATGACCTAGAGGCATTACAAAATGCAATCAGTGATTATAAAAATGATTTGGAGAAAAATCCGAATTCTGAAGGTGTCTTTATGTTAACGACCATGCTTCACTATGCTGAAAAACAGGTTGAAAAAATAAAAGTTATCGAACGAGCCTTTGCGCTTTCGTCCAAATCACAAGATTTTAAAGGAATAGATAAGGATTTAGAAAAATTCCTAACACCCCAATACTATCCCCTAAGAACTTTAACTGAAAATTTGAGTTTCTCTTCTACTATTTTCAGACACTCGCTTCGCTTAACAATAACACTTATGATTGCTCTAGTTATTGCGGCATTTCTACCTTTTCAAAATGCATATTGGATTCTACTTACTATAATTGTAATTATGAGGCCTACTTACGGCTTAACAAAGGAACGCTCTTTTCAAAGAATAATTGGTACTATTATAGGAGGATTTATCGCTTTTGGCGTACTTTATTTCGTAAAAGACAACTATATCATTAGTATACTTTCAATTATATGTATGCTATTAGGCTTTACTTTTACTCAAATAAACTACAAAGTTAGTGCTACATTTGTGACGATGTATGTTGTTTTTGTTTATGGTATTTTAGAACCCAACATTAGTAATTTAGTTCAATACCGAATATTAGATACTATAGTTGGTGCCTTATTAGCGTTTTTAGCCAATCACTTTTTATGGCCTTCTTGGGAGTTTTTGAATATTCCAAACCAATTAGAAAAATCGATAAAGGCGAATCAAGATTATCTCAAAGAAATAGCAACTTTTTACAACAAAAAAGGAAGCATATCTACTTCCTATCGTTTGGCGCGCAAAAATGCTTTTATAGAAATTGGGAATTTGATGGCTTCTTTTCAAAGAATGTCACAAGAGCCTAAATCAAAACAAAAACAGTTGCCTCAGGTTTACAAGTTGGCAGTCCTTAATCACACCCTGCTTTCTTCTTTAGCTTCATTAGGGACTTATATACAATCTCACAAAACTACAGCTGCTTCTGAAGCGTTTAATGCTGTAGTCAGCACTGTCTATAAAAACTTAGATCATGCCATTGCAATTTTAATGAAAAATGATTCAAATTTTAAAGGAAATACACCAAAAGAGGAATTAGCTATGCATTTTACAGCATTAAAAAGTATTAGTGAAAAAGAATTAAAGGAAGGCACTCCCATTGAGGAAGAAGCATTTCAGTTAAAAATGCAGGAAGCACAATTGGTAATAGAACAATTGATTTGGCTGATTAATCTTTCGGAAAACATAGCAAAAACGACTAAAGTATTAAAAAACACCTTAACGAAAAAAGCGCTAAAATAG